Genomic DNA from Budorcas taxicolor isolate Tak-1 chromosome 5, Takin1.1, whole genome shotgun sequence:
tatggctgaaagtgaagaggaactaaaaagcctcttgatgaaagtgaaagaggagagtgaaaaagttggcttaaagcttaactaaaaagcctcttgatgaaagtgaaagtggagagtgaaaaagttggcttaaagctcaacattcagaaaatgaagatcatggcatctggtcccatcacttcatgggaaatagatggggaaacagtggaaacaatgtcacactttatttttgggggctcaaaaatcactgcagatggtgattgcagccatgaaattaaaagacgcttactccttggaaggaaagctgaccaacctagataacatattaaaaagcagagacattactttgccaacaaagatccgtctagtcaaggctatggtttttcctgcggtcatgtatggatgtgagagttgtactgtgaagaaagctgagcaccgaagaattgatgcttttgagctgtggtgttggagaagactcttgagagtcccttggactgcaaggagatccagccagtccattctgaaggagatcagtcctggatgttcactggaaggactggtgctaaagctgaaactccgatactttggccacctgatgcaaagagttgactcattcgaaaagactctgatgctgagagggattgagggcaggaggagaaggggacgacagtggatgagatggttggatggcatcaccaactcgatggacatgagtttgagtaaactctgggagtcggtgatggacagggaggcctggcgtgctgcaattcatgagatcgcaaagagtcggacatgactgtgcaactgaactgactgactgaccactccaatggcagaaagtaaagaactgaagaacctccTGATAAGGTTGAAAGAAGACAGTTAAAaatactggcttaaaactcaacattcaaaaaactaagatcatagcatctggtcccatcacttcatgtcaaacagAGGGTGAAAGTGGAAGcggtgacaggttttattttcctgggctccaaggTCACTGctgatggagactgcagccatgaaatttttaaaaatgcttactccttggaaggaaagctataacaaacctagacagtgtattaaaaagcagagacatcacaaagccaacaaaggtccatatagtcaaagctatggtttttccagtagtcatgtatgaatgtgagagttggactttaaagaaggctgagcactgaagaattgatgattttgaactgtggtgttggagaagactctttagagtcccttggactgcaagaagatcaaaccagtcaatccaaaaggaaatcaaccctgaatattcattggaaagactgatgctgaagccccaatattttggccacctgataggaagagccaactcattggaaaagaccatggtgctgggaaagattgaaggcaaaaggagaaggggcagcagaggatgagatggttagacagcatcactgactcaacagccataaatttgagcaaactctgggagacaatgaaggacaggggagcctggtgggctgcagtccattgggtcacaaagagttggataacaATGAAGACTTTTGGTTTGTCACggctgtacaagagacagggaaatAAGGCTTATGTTTGAGCAGGATGACAACTTGGAACTGAGAGTCCTATTTATAATAAGGCTCCTCAAGGGCTAGATCCTCAACAAAAGGGAAGACTAGAGAAAATCAGGTAAAATTAACACTTACCTGTCTCAGCTTGGGTTTGAATGGAATAAAACCTCCCTCAAACGCCCAGGTCTATCTTCACTTGGGTTTTGGTCAAATAAACACTACCTACATATTTCAGGAAATCTCTAGCCCAGAGATGACCAACAATAACTTTTCCCAGGTTGGTATCACTTTGGGATATCTGCCAGACACAAATAAAACTCCTCCTGTCAAAAATGCACCATCAACTCAGGCCTTACAGGGTTCCCACAGACCATGTCACACTGAGTTCACCATATTAGATTATGAAATACAACATGGAAATGGCTTATGGTGTTGGAGCAActgtagatatttctcctggaggaaaaaaatagatgagttcaaaatattcaaaaataggaCAGTCTTACTGGGGTCTATGTCATTGGCCAAGATCCTTAAGGCTCCACTCATCTTAGCAGCGATGGCTGTAGCTCCACATCCACTGCCAATATCTAACACAGATCTTCCTCTGACAACATCAGGATTATCCAAAAGATACCTAAATTAGAGAAGGGGAAATATAATCTAAGACAGATGGGAGGCCAGTAAGAGGTGTccagtattttttctttggaTTGATTGGACAAGGAAATAGGGAAGCTTAGCAGAAGAATTCAGTCTGACATTGGCAAGTTTGGCCTGACTAGAGTGagaaaaaaatgtcagttttaagAGCTGGGCAGAGATGGCAGAGAGAGGACCTAGTCATTTTAGTCTCTTACTTTACCAAATGTGAAGAGCAGTTCCATACAACTGACGAATCACGCTTTTAAAGTCAACTTCTTAAAGTATTGACCATTTACTACGAATCAGGAAGTACCAACCACCAAAAATACAGACTGACAAAATACTGTTACAATCAGGACTCAGTAAGTTAGATCCAAAAttcactctctccttttcattgttCATCAGAAAATGGTTTTACCTACAGCTTGAATGGTATAAAAATGACCTCTCTGGAAAAGTACCATCAAAGTCCAGTTCAACCAAAGAATGTGGACCTGGCTTAAGCAGTTACCAAACAAGTGAAGATGAATGGGCAAACactgaaataataaatgtcaACTGACACTTGACCTCAGTACTGGAAAAATAAAGAGcagaggaaattccctggtggtccagtggttaggactccacattttcactgccaagggcctatCCCTGAGATCCCGCAATCCAAAGACCGACTAAGGAACAATGGCAAGGCAGGGGTGTAGTGCCCCATCTAAAGGGACAGCTGTTACCCATCTTGAGGTAACAGTTGCCACAACAGAAATTAGGTGTAAGCAGAGATTTAAATCTGATGTTagcagagactttttttttttttttttttttgccatgtgttttggcttgcaggatcttagttccctgaataaGGATTGAAATTGGAccaggcagtgaaagtgccaagtaaCTCCCCAgagattcttatttttcaattgaagtaAATTTTTACATGCTTCAAGTTTTAAATGATAGCAACtcattgttttaaagtttataagtaaaacaagtttaaaagtttacaaaaacatatccatttttttaaaacagaaaacacatcTGTGGATCACCAATTTGTGACCTCTGATTCAGTCTCCTAAGGAATCTGATTGCCCTTATATTTGGAGTTGATACATAACAATTCGCATAGGTATCACTTGCAAAGatatcacttatttttttttaatgatacaagTAAATATAGGAAAATTTGGCAACACAACAGCCAGAAAATTGGAATTGATACCACCTGGAAAGTTTTCCAGAACTCAGGGTTTTCCAAAAAGCTCtatgtttgcatttatttattttgcatttaaaactATGTACAAACTggacttcactggcagtccagtggttaaaactccatgcttccaatacaggggatgcaggttcgatccctggttggggaactaagaccccacacaccACATAGCgtggccaaagaaataaatttaaaaaactaaatacaaTCTGAGTTCTACTAGACCATACCATTCCTGTGAAAGAGAAGTTCTTATACATTTCCTTTCATAGTTTTGTAACATCAaggcattaaaaaattaaattatttaccaATCTAAGCAAAGATTAGATTAAAATGCTGAAAGCTCTTGCATTTGTTTCAGCGACTGTTTTAATAAAAagctttgtgtgtatatgtgagaaAATGTCCTAAAGAAGACCTTTGCAGTATGGGGAGTTGAAAGGGGGGaccttaaaaatgcagattcaagTCTACCTGAGTGATGTCCCAATCACTCGTATCCCTCCTTCTTTGGGCGCTTGGGAAAAGGCAGTGGTAGAGGGAGCGACATTTACAGAATTAAACCAGGAGAAGGAGTGGGGGCTTTAAGTTCCACCAAGGATCTGCATGGGCATCACAAACCATGAACCTGATAATAGTGTGAGATTTCTGGATCATTACCAGTTCCCTAGGGTCTTGACAGCTGACCTAGGATTTCTCTGTTCCTAAACTCTAATAAAAGGATTTGGGGTTTTTCTGAGGAGCAGGGAGAATGTGGAGTTGGAAGGGACAGAAAAGAGAGAGGTGGTGAGGAGCCGTAAAGGTTCCTGCTTCACGTAAGGCCATACGTACCTAGATAGGGCTTGGCCCCCTGGCCAGTAGATTGCCCAGTAAGGATCCCTGAGGGGCCACAGGTCAGCTCTCTCCCACCAGAACTTGCATCTGGGGGTCAAAAGCCGCAACTGGATTTCAGGGGTGAGGCTGCCACTGCTGGTGACTTCAGTGTTCTCTTCCAGGAAAGCTTTCATCTTAGGGTCCAAAAGGCTTCCAGTTCCTCTCCAGGGGCAGTGACCCCAAGGAAACAAGAGGAAGCCACTGCTTCTCACAGCCTTCCAGAGGACAACATAGTGGTTCATAGGAAATGATGCAAACACTCTCCAGCCTGGGCTCAAAGCCATCAGTCTGGTCCCAAAGCACAAGTATGCTGGTGTTGCTCTTGATAAGAGCTGCTTCTCCTGGGGAAAGAGTCTGGTTGCCAAACTGATCTCAGCTGGAGTCACTGGACCTCTAAAAACATAATAATGAAAACTCTAACATTTCCAAATCCTATCACATAGTAAGAAAATATTAGTGTTACCTCTGTAGCAGATGATGCACAAGTGCAAGTTCACTTTAGATGAAAAGTTTTTGTGTGTTAATTTAGGAAAATCCAATCTTCTAAAACATGCATTTTCATTCGTTGTGAACAACAGAATCCTTTTAATAATTTAGAAAACCAAATATACAAGCATTTGATTTTGATAGAATCCTCAGGAACATCCCTGTTACATAAAATAAGGTATACACTtaacattctttcattcatttaataaatcatTCTCCTTTAAGCAGACACTGTGCTTGATAACCgtgaacaaaataaacaaaagtccCCGTCTTCAGGAAACTTAGATTCTCGTGATAGAATAGAGCAGGTAATCAGGGCAAACACAGTTCTTGCCTTTATGGAGTCTAGCCAAGAGTCATGCAGATTATCAAACTGTAGCTGTGGTTAGAGATATATAAATTATACGGACCGGTCAATAAAGATAACCCTAGCatatggggactttcctggtggtccagtggttaagaatccacctttcaatgcaacagattcaatccctggtctggaactaAGACCGcttgtcacaactactgagtcctcaTGTTCTACAGtcagtgcaccacagctagagaagcctgtccactgcaacaaagacccagcccaacCAAAACCAAAAATAGCCCTAGCATAAAACAGCAATGTAATTAAGAttgtttttttcctaaaacaaacaaaaaatactatGGATTTAATTGTAATAAAAGGATATCAAATCACTTTCTGTAAATACCTCTGATGAGTCATCTTCATGAAACCTAGACTTAATAGACATTTTGATTAAGAATAAGTAGGAATGAGGAAAAGAAGTTTAAACACAAATTATACACCAAGTTGTTTGGAACCTTTGGTCTGTtctgcataaatattttaaatagtcttAAATTCACCCAATATTtagagttgttcagttgctaagtcaagtccgactcttgcaacaccatgaactgcagcacttccaggcttccctgtcctccagagtttgctcaaactcatgacccttgagtcagtgatgccatccaacaatctcatcctctgtcacccccttctcctcctgccctcaatctttcccagcatcagggttttttccagtaagtcagctctccccatcaggtggccaaagtactgaaactttagcttcagcatcagcatgagtccttccaatgaatattcaggtttgatttccttcaggattgactggtttgatctccttgctgtccaacggtaGGGGCCCCAAACTCAAATGCCTACCTGGGGCCAGACTGGTGATAAATGAGGGATGCAGGCTGGTTGCTGATAAGAGAGAGGCTGTGGCAAACTAGAAAGTGTTTCAAAACAGTCCAACGGAGCCAGCAAGCTGTAGCCTGTCCTGGGACATAGGGCCAGATCTTTCCATTTTTCGAGATAATCCAcagacttccccagcagtccagtggctaagactcccaacGAAGGGGGCACAATCCCCGCtcctggaactaagatcccatctgCCGCAAGTCCCCACccgaaaaataacaataaaattccCACTTTTAAACGCgggaaattaattaaaatgtcaagACAGAAGGAGGGTCAAAATGCCTGTCAGGCCACTAGTCTGTGAACTCGGGATAGATTTTAAGTGGGTGTCAGCCCACATTTATGCCCTTGTAATCACATGCTCTCTTAACAGCCTGACCTCACTGGACTAATTGTGTACGAAGGATTGGGTCAGCCCTTGAGTCTaaggtttaaaaagaaagcagagcaaaTACGAGACGATTTTGGACACAGTGTCATCCAAACCGATGCCGCTCCCTCCCACGCCAAGCACCAATGAAGCATCTGTTATGAATATGTGATTAAGCGGGGGACACTGGGTATTTGGATTAATTAGTAAGAAGACAGGTTTAAAAGTGCAAGCTCCAAAAGCGTTAGCGCGTTATTTTCCTCCGAGGAGGACGGGAGTCAGCCTTAAAGGGGCAGGCAcagtcttccttttctccttacctGTCTGTGCCAACACCACCCTGGGGAGCAAAGCACAGGGCAAGTCAGTCACTTTGCCTTTGCGCCTCATTTGGCGCTTTCTTTACAACTGCACTCGGGATCCAGAGTTCCCGGTGTAGCCTGCTACCAGCACCCCTGTCCCCGCCCCTGCCCTGACCTCCTGCTCCGCCTTCCTTCCCGGCAGCGCTCTCTCCCTTCACCCGGGCTTCTTAAAGGGACAGAATGTGAAACCAGAGGGTGCCCGGACCTCGCTTGGAAAATAAGGGAATGTCAAATACTGATTTCTAAAAAATATGCTCTGAAGCCGTGGAGCATCTGCTTTGTGCTAATCACACTTCTAGGTACTGAGCATAGGGTGGTGAGGCAAATAGACACAGTAGAAACCCTTAATGACACATTCAACTGAGATTAAATCATAATATGTCCTCCctattataataattttcatgCACGTacaatcttttttgtttctttaattgtaACTTGTCATTTCAATTAATGCTCACTGATTCTATTGTTAGTCATAATTCCTAATAGATGTTCAAGatctagagacttccctggcagtctagtggttaagactctcattatcccaatgcagggggcatgatcCCTTgtctgaaaactaagatcccacatgccacactgtgtggcaaaaaaaaaaaaaaaaaaatccagatcgGTTTGTCTCAGGATTTTAGTTTTTAACCAGCTAATGTATTCTATCACAGAGACAGTTTTCAAATTGatcttctttccatttctcttgccTTGCCCTTAGTTCTGCCTTGTGATTGCTCGCCTGAATTCCAGCAACTGGTCTCTCTGCAATCCTGCCTTTTCTATCCCATTCACTATTGtgcaatttaaatgttttttttttcctgaaactttCATTCCATAGTCCAAAATAAAAGGATTCCTACAAGATAAGCTAAGCAGATAAGCCAAGAGAAACAGACTGTAAGCCATGAGAAGCAAACCTGGACTTTCTTCTCTATTGTTTGctgttgattttttatttttatttatgtatttatttttgtcaagGGGGcaaaatcttagttccttgatcagggattgaacctgtgctccctgcagtggaagcctggagtctttaCCGCAGGACAGCCAAGGAagtctcttttgttctttttaactGAGAGAAAGAATTGTCTCTCTTTTATCAACATTGACCCAAATGCAACCAAGCAGACCTGTCAATTGTCTGgtaacaactgagctatcatcTGACCTTGTGATTTTTGCCTTTAAATATCTGCCTGCATCTTTGTACACGTTCCAATTCCCTAATAACTGGACACTcttgcaagttaaaaaaaatatatttcatactcAAATTTGTCTTTCAAGGTTTTTTTGAACAAGTTATTTAAGTatacttattagctgtgtgaccttgggcacattATTAAACTTTCCTAATGAATAGGGATCAGGATATGCCACTGTAGCACAGGAATTGTTTTGAGTGAAAGAGATTTGAGTTTCTGGAATCTCTTATCTGCCTAAAGCAGACTCTCCCCAAAGAACTCGATTGTCATAAAACCCCTCCTTGAGAACACTCTTAATCTTCTTGGACTTGAAAAGTGGACACCACACCCAAACATTGTCTCAAGATTATCATATCTCTTATCTATTCTCCTAGAAAAACACTGATCTTTCCTAAATGTCATTCCTGTAAGCTCTTTCCCGATCACCTATGATGgaataaaatgtatgttttttaaGGCAGGACAAGAAAATTTAAGCATAACACATGCCCTCCCAGACAGGGCTCTCCCCAATGTGCAATGTGCTTCTTCATTATACATTAACCAGACCTCTTCAAACACAGAAATGTCTGCTCAACCATAAAGTTCGTTTTTCCCTTCTTCTGACGCCAGCAATGTGACTCCTTAGAAGATAACATTCCTTTCCTAATCCTGTAAGGGGTCATGGTGACCTGCTGCTCCCTTCCTACATGTAGGTCTGGACTTCATGTCTCTGCTGAACTGTAAAATGTCAGTGTACCAGTTTGATGAATGATCCTttgtctcaaaaatatataaatgtgatTTTGACTTCTAACCAAGGGGAACAATCTGCAGAGTTATCTGACTGTCTCTACTGTTATAGCCTTCAGGttggctaggaaaaaaaaaaaaaaaaacacctctatttcttctttagatctactattgattaatttttcatcAACACCAACTGAGTTAgatatataaacacaaaaatttAGCCACTCCCTATGAGCTGCTCATCACTGAATTCTCCTGTGTGTATGGTATGTGTTGCATATGTAAACTTGGGGTTTTTTTCACCTGTTAATCTGTCCTTTGTGAGTTTAATTTACAGATCCCAGACAGTGAACATAAGAAGGTAAAGAAATGCTTTACCTTCCCTACACTAAGTaccagtgttctcatctgtaaaataatgatgatgataataacaatGTATTGAGAAGATATAATGAGATAGAAAGTAAAGTGCTTGGCATAGTTCCTGACATATCTGAACAGTGTGATTATCGTTACTGAAACTATGGAGTTAGTGTTGGTATTAATAAGACACAA
This window encodes:
- the ETFBKMT gene encoding electron transfer flavoprotein beta subunit lysine methyltransferase; the protein is MALSPGWRVFASFPMNHYVVLWKAVRSSGFLLFPWGHCPWRGTGSLLDPKMKAFLEENTEVTSSGSLTPEIQLRLLTPRCKFWWERADLWPLRDPYWAIYWPGGQALSRYLLDNPDVVRGRSVLDIGSGCGATAIAAKMSGALRILANDIDPIAGMAITLNCELNQLNPFPILIKNILDLEQDKWDLVVLGDMFYDEDLADSLLQWLKNCFETHRTQVLIGDPGRPQFSGHSIQHQLHKVAEYSLPEPTRQDNNGLTTSTVWQFQP